One Sulfurimonas sp. HSL-3221 genomic window, ATCGCTCCTTGAAGGCATTGTCTTTCGTACGCAGCAGCGGTTGAAGAATATAGTCGAGAATGCTCTTTTTGCCCGTGATGATCTCTGCGTTGACGACCATACCCGGAATCAGCTTCAACGGATTCTCCACCGTGCCGAGGAAGGTTTTGTCCGTTTCGATCCAGACCTGGTAGTAGGTTTTGCCGTCGGCTTCGTTAATGGAGTCCGGGCTGATCCGCACGACCCGGCCGCTGAGTCCCCCGTAGATGGCGAAATCATAGGCCGTAATCTTGATCACCGCGCGCTGATCGGGGTACAAAAAGGCGATATCGCGCGGATGGACCTTGACTTCGACCAGCAGCGAATCCCCCGTCGGCAGGATGTCCATCATCTTCATTCCCGGCGTCACGACCCCGCCGATCGTTGTGACATAGAGGCGCTTGACGATCCCGTCGACGGGCGAGCGCACCAACGTCCGGCTCACCTGGTCCTCGAGTGCCGCCTGGGACTCCTTGATCCGCTGCATCTGTGCCTCGATGCCGTTGAGCTCCTCCTTGGCACGGTTCTGGAAGGCGAGCTCGGCTTCGTCGCGTTTGCTCTTCGCCTCGTCGATCATCGCCCGCGTCGACGTAATCTGGTGTCTTGTCGTCGTCAGGGACTGCTGAACGTTGTTGGCATCGCGCTGCAGCTTGATATAGTCGACCTCGGGCACGATCCGCTTTTCGACCAGAGGTTTGTTGATCTCGATCTCCTTCCGGACCAGTTCCATCTCCCGCTCAAGCTCGACGTAGTGCTCCCGCGCTTCTTTGAGCTCGCTGCTGCGCTGGACGATCTGCGCGTCGAGCACCGCGATACTCTTTTTGAGCTGTTTCCGGTTGCTCGTGAAAAGACTGCGCTCCTTCTCGATCAGCACCTTTTGCGCCGGGTCGCTTGTCTCGGGTTCGAGGAAAGCCGTCCCGTGGGCCTCCGCCCGCAGACGGACCGCGCGGGCATAAAGTTCGTCATACTCCAGCCGGGTCTTCTCCACCGTCGAACTGAAGTAGATGTCCTGCATCTTCAGCAGCGGTTCGCCTTTTTTGACCAGGTCGCCCTCTTTGATGAGGATCTCCTTGACGATCCCCCCTTCGAGGTTCTGGATCGGCTTGATCTGACTGCTCGGCACGATCTTGCCGTTGCCCTTGACGACCTCGTCGATCATCGCGTGATCCGCCCAGACGATGAAAACCGCCACTGTCAGCAGCATGATCCAGAGAAAAAGCCGCGAATGCAGGGCCGTACGCTCCAGCACCGCCGCGCTGCGGCTGTTGAGATAGGCCAGCTCCTCCTCCGAAACGACCCGGGGACGCAGATCACTCTTGTCGGAAGGCCGCTTCGGCGGCCGGCTGGAGAGCATGGAACTGTCAAGCACTGTGCACCTCCGACTTTTTAAGGTAGGCGAGGACCTCCGCCTTCGTACCGTCCATCACGACCTCCCCGCGCTCGAGCAGGATGATGCGCTCGACCAGTTCCAAAACGGCGTCTTTGTGCGTCACGAAGAGCGCCGTCTTCCCCTTGATCTTCTGGGAGATCCCGAGGATGGCGATACGCTCGCTCTCTTCGTCCAGGTGCGAGGTCGGCTCGTCAAAGAGAACCAAGGAGAAATCGTCGATCAGGGCCCGAGCGATCCCGATGCTCTGACGCTGCCCGCCCGAAACGTTCTGTCCCTTCTCCTTGATCTTCATATTGAAGCCGTCGGGGTTGAGATTGATGTAGCGCAGGGCGCCGCTCAGGCGCGCCGCCTCGACGATCTCGTGCGAATCGATGCCGGGATGCTTCAGGGCGATGTTCTCCTTGATCGTCCCCTGCAGCAGAACGATCTCCTGGGGAACGTAGGCGATCTGCTTGCGCAGCTCCGCCGGGGCGTACTGATCCATCTCGACGTCGTCCGCGAGGATCATCCCCTCCTTGGGGGCATAAAAGCCCATCAGCAGGTTGATGATGGTCGTCTTGCCCGAGCCCATCTCTCCCATGATGGCGACGTGTTCGCCGGGTTCGATCGTAAACGAGACGTCATGCAGGGCATTGCGTGCCGAATCGGGGTAGGCGAAATCGACATTGACGAAATCGATCTTTCCCTTGAAATGGCTGGCGCTGATAAACTCCCGCTCTTTGGGGTGTTCGACGGCGCTTCCCATCACCTTCTCGATTGCGCGGAAGCCCGCGCGGGCTTTGTTGAACTGCAAAATCAGCATCACCAGTTTTCCGACGGGGTTGACGGCCCGCGACGAAAGGATGTAGGCGACCAGCAATCCCCCCGTCGTCAGGATACCCTGGTGGATCATGTAGACGCTGGCCACGATCACGGCGACCGTCTGTACGCGGATCAGAAAGGAGGTCGCCGTCGCGATGGAGCCGTTGAGGACGCGGGATTTGAGCCCCCGCTGGGCGATGTTCCCCGTTGCCTCCTCCAGCTTCCACTGCATGACGCTGTTGTAATTGAAGGCCTTGATCGTTTCGATGGCGTTGAGGCTTTCGAGCAGAATGCTGTTTTTCACCGCCGATGCCTGGTTGGAGTTGCGGATGCTCGTCCGGATCGGTCCTTTTATAAGGTAGGCGTACACGACGATAAGGACGATCGTCATCAGCGGGATATAGACGACATTGCCGGCGACCCAGTAAACCACCAACAAGAAAAGAATCGAAAACGGGAGGTCGACGAGGGTCGTCACGACGGTCGAGGTCAGAAAGTTCCGGATGCTCTCATACTGTTTCAGGTCGCTTGAAAACGCGCCGACGGAACCGATCTGCTCGGAGAGCTTCATATCCATGACGTGCTCGAAAATCTTCGAAGACATGATCACGTCGCTCTTCTTCGCCGCGATCTCCATAAAGTAGCTCCGCAAAAAACGCAAAAAGGCTTCGAGGACGAAGATGGCCACGACACCGTAGGTGAGGACCCAGAGCGTATCGAGGGCCGTGTTCGGGATCACCCGGTCAAAAACGTTGCGCATATACAGCGGCAATATCAGAATAAACAGATTGACCAGGAAGGAGCCGACCAGAATGTCCATATAGATCGTTCTCGTGCGCGACAGCGTACTCCAGAACCAGTGCCTTTCGTCGTCCTCTTCCTTCTCTTCCTGCGCTTCCAGGCTGAACCCGAAATTCTTTTTCATCAGGAAACAGTACCCGAGGTACTCCGCTTCCAGGTGTTCGATGGGAATCCACCCCTCCTGCTCGGGAACGCCGGGAAGCAGCACGTTCGCATACTCCATCTCTTTGTCAAACTCGAGCAGCACGCAGGCACGATCCTCTTTCAGAATGAGGATGCACGGCAGCAGGTGCTGTGCGATTTTGCGCAGGGATTTCTTTTGAAGGGTACTGGCGAAGCCCGCCTTTTCCGCCGCCCGGCTAAAAAGCGAACGGGAGCGCTGGGGGTCGGGCTCGAACAGTTTCGGGTCCTCCGGGTCGACCGGCAACCCCGCCAGGACGATCTCCGCGGTCACTTCCTGGTGATAGAGTTTTGCAACGGCCAACAGGGCATCAAGCAGCCCGGAACGATTGTGTTCGCCCATCTACACCGCCCCCTTGTCCGGTTTGCCGATCCAGAAGCCCTGCAGCCGCTCGATGCCGTGCTCGTACAGGCTTGTTGCCGTCTCCTCGCTGTCGACTCCCGTCGCGATCAAATCGATGTCGATCAGCCTGGCAATGGTAAAGAGCGCCGATTCGCGTTTGCTCTCGGAACCGACCAGGGAGAGCAGGTACGCCGCGTCAATCTTCAGGTAGGAGGGTTTGACACGCTGCAGGAAGGTCAGATCTTTTTCGGATTCGACCGTAAAGTGGTCGATGCCGAAACGCCATCCCTGCTTCTGAACGAACATGGAGAAAGCCGCCGCGGGCTCCGGCGCGCTCAGCACCGTGCTGTTGGAGACCTCGAACGCCAGTTCCAGCGTATTATCGTCCCAGGCATCTTTTCTGGCGGACAACCATCCGATCGTGGAGCTGTGGGCGATAAAATCCTCCGAAACGTTCACCGCAACCTCGACGGCATGAAAGGTCTTGCCCATCTTGTCAAGGACGTAACGGTCAAGCTCTTCGAGCAGATCGAGGTGCGAAACGACCGGAATGAATGCCCCGGCGTTGAGCAGCTCGCCTTCGAGCTCCAGGCGCAGCAGGAGCTCTTTTTGCACCGTCTCCCCGCTGCGGGCGACAACGGGCTGGTACACGGTCACAAAACGGTCGAACTGCATCGCATCGCGCAGATGTTTCCGCCACTCGTCGTGTCCCCATGAGGGCACATGATCGTGCTTTTCGCGGTAGAGAACCGGTACGGCCCCGCCGGCTTCCGCCTGCATCAGCGCGTAATCGAGATGGCTCAGGAGGTCAGAAGGGGTTTCGCCGGTACGGTACGCCGCCGCGGCGATCGTCACGCAGTAGCCGGCCCCCTTGCAGCTCTCAGCCGCCGAGGTGAGCAGCGCCGAAACATCCGACTCCTCCAGCGACGGGAGGATAAGGATCACTTCGAATTCGCGAACCCGGCAGGCGACCCCCTCTTCGACCCCGTTGACGATGCCGCGGGCAATGTCGCCGATAAAGGAGAGCACCTTCTGCAGGACGTATCCTCCCTCTTCATGTTTCACCTTGTCGGGGTCGCACAGCTGCAGCGCGGCGACATAGCCGGCGGAGAAGCGGTCTTCCCCCGACATCAGGCTGCCCAGTTTCATCATAAAGAAATCGCGGTTTTTCAGGTGGGTCTGGCGGTCTTCATACAGGAGCGTATTGTAGCGGGCGACGGCGTCGGCCTCCTTCTTGAAAACCTCCTTCACTTTAAACACCAGGGTATTGATGGCCTGGACCACATCCCGGAACTCCCTGGTTCTCGGCAGCGACTCCTGGATGATAAAACGGTTCCCCGAGACGGCTTCCGCCTGTTCGCGGACCGCATCGAGCGAACGCAGCACGATCTTCAGCATAAAGTAGATCCCGCCCATGGCCAGCAGGCTCAGGATGAAGAAACTGACGAGCACTTCTTTGAGTACATCCCACATCTGGGTATAGGCGTTGCCGCGGTGTCCTTCGATCTGAAGCTCTCCGACCTGCATCCACTCCCTGCCCACGGGCACGGAAGCGGACGCAGGCGGCAGAGCGATGCTGTCGACGAACCATGTCGGCACGTCATCGAGGATCAGCGGCGTATGGCGTTCGTAGAGCACCTTTCCATCGACGTTGCGGTAGACGATCGCTTCGTAAAGTCCGCTGTCAAACACCGCGTTGATCATCGTTTCGGCCATCGCGACATCCTGGCCGTCGGACGCCCGGCTGATCGCCAGCCCCAGGGACGAAGCGGTGTTGCGCGCACTGGTATAGAGCTGCTCCTCGATGAAACGGACGTTCGTCCGGTAGTTGCTGAACATCGTCATCGCCAGCAGCGCTATCACCAGAATAGACATCGCCAGCGTGATCTCTTTAAAGAGTGTCACAATCCCTCCTTTTCAATGCGTTGCAGGAATGCAGCCCACGCCTTATTGCGCGACTTCCCGCCTGAAAGTGTTTTGCCTCTTCCCTGCTGCGTATTCAAAAAGAGGGACTCCGCGTTGAAACTGTAGACATAGACGAGGTCTTTGCGTTTCGTTGCCGGGAAAATGCGGTAATTGAGATTATCCAGGACCAGCGGTACCGCTTTCGGGTCTGCGTAATAGGTCAGCACCATATGCGCCTGGTTGAACTTGACGGCCTTCACGTAGGTAAAGAAGAGCTTTTTTTCGGGGACACCGAGCCGTTTCAGGGCAAAATACTTTGCGATGACGTAATCCTCGCAATCCCCCTGGTCCCGCGCGAGGAATTCGCTCGGGCGCGCCCAGTAGTCCTCAACACCCCAGTTTTGGATGTCGGAAACAAAACGGACGCGGTTAAAGAAGTCGTTGACCCCTTTGAGCTTTTCCATTTCACTCTTGTCCCGGAGGCCGTTGAGCATTCGCTCCATCGCTTCCAAGCGTTTCCGGGCGAAATAATCCTGTTCGTTCGCGTTGACGGCTGCATGCCCTGCCGACGCCTTCTCCCCGATGGGAGTCTGCGTGGCACCCTGTCCTGCACATCCTAGAAGGAGCGAAAGAAGTGCGAAATACCTGAGCAAATCAAAAACCGCCTTTGACCGTCCCGCGTCTATTCAGACGCCGGGACCTCAGTCGGTGCCATCGCATCGCGTTTCAGGGCCAGGACCTCTTCGGGCTTCACCTCCGCGACCAGCGGCAGGCTCCCGACGTTTTCAATGACCCGGTATTCGGCCAGTTGCTCATCGTACAGGGTAGAGACGTAAGCCTTGCGGGAGGTGTAGTACTCGTTCTCGACATCCAGCACGTCCAGAAGCGTCCGGCGTCCGAGGCGGAACTCTTCGTTGTACGCCTGCAGGGTCCTTTGTGTGAAGTCACGGTGCTCTTTCAGATATGCCAGCTGCTCCGTAATACGGGTTTTGGCCGCCCAGGAGTAGTTCAGACGCTCAAAAACAAGGCGCTGGTTCTCCATCATTTTTTCGGAGGCGTTGAAAGCGGAAGCGAGCGCTTTTTTGCGGCCGGCGACATCCGCACCGCCGTTATAGATATTCCACGATGCGACCAGCTGCACGCTGAATTCGTTCTCGTCGCCCGAATCCGTGCGCCATGCGTAATCACCTGTCCTGTCATTGTTGACATGGGACTGTTTGACCTCCAGGTCGACGCTCGGATAGTAGGTGTAAGCCGCCTGGCTGTATGCCTCCTGCGCCGCCTTGATGTTTTTACGGCTGGCCATCAGGGTCGGATAATACTGAAGCGCCGTTTTTTCCGCCGCATCAATACTCATCGGCATCAACGCAGCGTTGACCTTCGCTTCCATCATATCCTCGGGGTCGACCGCTTCGCCGTAGATACGCTTGAAGTTCGTCTGCGCATCTTCGAAATTGTTGATGGCGACCTTGACGTTCGACTCGGCCAGTGCGAGACGGCCGGAGATCTGTTCCATATCCGACTGTGCGCCCACGCCGGCTTCGAGACGCTCTTTGATCATGTCATAGTAGCGCTGGTGCGTGTCGCGGTTCTCCAGCGTCAGGGCGAGGATCTGCTTCTGCTTCAGCACGCCCAGATAGCTTTCGATCATGGTAAGGCCGAGCTGGCTCACTTTTTCCATCAGCGAGTACTCCGCGGAGAGCAGTCTCGCATCCTGCTGTGCGACGTCGTGCATCGTCGAGAAACCGCGGAAAAGGTTTTCGCGCGCCCGGACGAACGCTTCCGTATGCATGTAGGTGTCTGAGTCCACATTGGGACCGATTGGCCCGATGGAACCTTCGTCATGCTTTAAACCGACGGATCCCTGCAGATCTACTACCGGGAGGTAATCAGCGAATGCGATCGTTTTATCCTCTTCGACGGCACGGTAATCCTCAATGCGCTGCCGGATTTCCGGATTGGTGTCCACCACTGTCCGATACGCTTCTTCCAATGTCAATCCGTGACCTGCCGTTGCCAGTAGGAAAGGCAGAATCCCAAGTATTCCCTTATGTTTCATCGTCGATCCTTTGCACTTGATTTGCCAGTTATTGAAACTGTCCTTAAAAGGATTATAGCCCGTTTCAACCTTACAGAAACATAATGTAATAATTTCCATTGATCTTCTTTTTTTAATTAAGCAGCAGATTGTATATAATGCCCCACTAATCCAACGGAGACGGACCGCCCATGCCCAACAGACTCGCCAACGAAGACTCCCCCTACCTGCAGCAGCACAAAAACAACCCCGTCGATTGGTACCCCTGGTGCGACGAGGCCTTTAGGCGTGCCCGCGACGAGAAGCGTCCGATCTTTATCTCCATCGGGTACAGCAGCTGCCACTGGTGCCACGTCATGGAACACGAGGTCTTCGAAAACGAGGCCATTGCCGCCTACCTGAACGAGCACTTCATCAGCATCAAGGTCGACCGCGAAGAGCGCCCCGACCTCGACAAGTACTACCAGGAAGTGCACCAGCTGCTCAACCGCCGTGCGGGCGGCTGGCCCGCTTCCATCTTCTGCACCCCCGACAACAAACCCTTCTATGCCGGCACCTACATCCCGCCGACCACGCGCGAGCGGATGCTTGGCTTTACGGAACTGACGGAGATCATCGCGACGAAGGTGGCCGAAGGGGACGAGAAACTTTTCCAGAACGCCGACGAGATCCAGAACTACTTGAAACCCGAAGCGCGGCCGAAAGAGGCGACGGTCCTGAAGCCCTCCCTGGCCACCGGTTTCGTCAAACAGGCGCTGCACAACTTCGAGAGCACCTACGGCGGCTTCTCCCAACAGCCGAAATTCCCGCACACCTCCACGCTGAACGCCCTGCTCGACATTGTGCTGCTGCAAAACGACGCCGACGCGAAGAAGATGCTGCTGCAGACCCTCTCCACAATGCACCGCGGCGGGATATACGACCTCGTCGACGGCGGGTTCTGCCGCTACAGCGTCGACCCGCAGTGGCTGGTGCCGCACTTCGAGAAGATGGCCTACGACAACGGGCTGCTCTGCGAGCTCTATGCCCGGGCCGGGCGGATGTTCGATGATGCCTCCTATACCCGCACAGCTACGGAGATCGCCGACTTCATGGCAGCGAAGATGCAAGAAGACGGCCTCTTCTACTCTGCCAGCGACGCCGACAGCGAGGGGGAGGAAGGTACCTACTTCATCACCGCGTACGACGTCGCCAGGGCAGCACTCATCGAGGACGGGTTTGCCGAAGATGACGCCGATGCGATCCTGGAGACCCTCCACGTCACACCGGGCGGCAACTTCGAGGGCAAGAACATCCTCTGGCTCTCCGAACCCGTCGAACGCCCCGAGTGGTTCGCCCCTGTTCGTGACGTCTTCCTCCGTCTGCGTACGGAGCGCGAATACCCCTTTATCGACCGCAAGATCCAGACCTCCTGGAACGCGATGATGATCCGCGGCCTCTTCGAGCTCGGCAAGAGCGACTCTGTCTATATCAAAAAAGCGGTGACGGCCCTCAAAGCCCTGCAGGGTTTCCTGATGCCGGACGGCACGCTCTACCACACGGCCCTCATCCACAGTACGCCCAAAATAGGCGCTTTCCTGGAGGATTACGCCTACCTCGGGACCGCTTTCGTCAAGGCCTACGAAGCGACCTACGACGACACCTACCTCATGCAGGCGCAACAGATGGCCAACCGCGCACTAGAGACCCTCTACGACAACGGACGCTGGTACTTTAGCAAGGGCGAGTTCATCACTGACGCCGACCCGACCGACAGCTCCTACCCCGGCTCCGTCGGCGTCATGGTCGACCTGCTGCTGAGCCTCGGTATCCTCGTCGAAGAGAAGTACCGCCATTTCGCCTTCAAGACCCTGGAGTACTACTCGGCCCGCCTGGCGAAGACGCCCATCTACTTCCCCTACCTCTTCAACCAGGCGCTGCGCTACCTCTTCGAGAACCTCGTTGTCAAAGCCGACGCCAAATTGCTGGCTTCCGCTGCGGGCGAGCTCTCAACGGTCACCTACCCCTACCTCCACGTCAAGGCCACCGACGACAATTCTTATATGCTCTGCGGCGTACAGAGCTGTTTCGCGCAGCTCAAAAATGCCGACGAGATCGCCCCGACCATCAAGGAGAAGTTCTCAGCGATTTAATCCATCGGTACATATGCATAAGTGATGATCGAGACGATGGCTCCCTGGGGATCTTGAATGACCGCGAAGCGTCCAACGCCTGGAATATCTTTCGGCGGAACAATAATGGTGCCTCCGAGTCCGGCGACACGCTCCGCAGCGGCATCGACATCATCGACAGTAATGTAATTCCCCCAGTGTGACGGAATGCGATCCGTCTCTTCACCTGTAATATGCCTTTTATCGAACATTCCAGCCACCGGCTGCGGGACACCGTCTATCTTTACCAAT contains:
- a CDS encoding TolC family outer membrane protein; the protein is MKHKGILGILPFLLATAGHGLTLEEAYRTVVDTNPEIRQRIEDYRAVEEDKTIAFADYLPVVDLQGSVGLKHDEGSIGPIGPNVDSDTYMHTEAFVRARENLFRGFSTMHDVAQQDARLLSAEYSLMEKVSQLGLTMIESYLGVLKQKQILALTLENRDTHQRYYDMIKERLEAGVGAQSDMEQISGRLALAESNVKVAINNFEDAQTNFKRIYGEAVDPEDMMEAKVNAALMPMSIDAAEKTALQYYPTLMASRKNIKAAQEAYSQAAYTYYPSVDLEVKQSHVNNDRTGDYAWRTDSGDENEFSVQLVASWNIYNGGADVAGRKKALASAFNASEKMMENQRLVFERLNYSWAAKTRITEQLAYLKEHRDFTQRTLQAYNEEFRLGRRTLLDVLDVENEYYTSRKAYVSTLYDEQLAEYRVIENVGSLPLVAEVKPEEVLALKRDAMAPTEVPASE
- a CDS encoding transglutaminase-like cysteine peptidase, encoding MLRYFALLSLLLGCAGQGATQTPIGEKASAGHAAVNANEQDYFARKRLEAMERMLNGLRDKSEMEKLKGVNDFFNRVRFVSDIQNWGVEDYWARPSEFLARDQGDCEDYVIAKYFALKRLGVPEKKLFFTYVKAVKFNQAHMVLTYYADPKAVPLVLDNLNYRIFPATKRKDLVYVYSFNAESLFLNTQQGRGKTLSGGKSRNKAWAAFLQRIEKEGL
- a CDS encoding thioredoxin domain-containing protein, coding for MPNRLANEDSPYLQQHKNNPVDWYPWCDEAFRRARDEKRPIFISIGYSSCHWCHVMEHEVFENEAIAAYLNEHFISIKVDREERPDLDKYYQEVHQLLNRRAGGWPASIFCTPDNKPFYAGTYIPPTTRERMLGFTELTEIIATKVAEGDEKLFQNADEIQNYLKPEARPKEATVLKPSLATGFVKQALHNFESTYGGFSQQPKFPHTSTLNALLDIVLLQNDADAKKMLLQTLSTMHRGGIYDLVDGGFCRYSVDPQWLVPHFEKMAYDNGLLCELYARAGRMFDDASYTRTATEIADFMAAKMQEDGLFYSASDADSEGEEGTYFITAYDVARAALIEDGFAEDDADAILETLHVTPGGNFEGKNILWLSEPVERPEWFAPVRDVFLRLRTEREYPFIDRKIQTSWNAMMIRGLFELGKSDSVYIKKAVTALKALQGFLMPDGTLYHTALIHSTPKIGAFLEDYAYLGTAFVKAYEATYDDTYLMQAQQMANRALETLYDNGRWYFSKGEFITDADPTDSSYPGSVGVMVDLLLSLGILVEEKYRHFAFKTLEYYSARLAKTPIYFPYLFNQALRYLFENLVVKADAKLLASAAGELSTVTYPYLHVKATDDNSYMLCGVQSCFAQLKNADEIAPTIKEKFSAI
- a CDS encoding VOC family protein, with the translated sequence MANPTEQNGMFSWFELVTDDVEGSKAFYGELLGWQFETNTSTGMEYTLVKIDGVPQPVAGMFDKRHITGEETDRIPSHWGNYITVDDVDAAAERVAGLGGTIIVPPKDIPGVGRFAVIQDPQGAIVSIITYAYVPMD
- a CDS encoding HlyD family type I secretion periplasmic adaptor subunit, with amino-acid sequence MLDSSMLSSRPPKRPSDKSDLRPRVVSEEELAYLNSRSAAVLERTALHSRLFLWIMLLTVAVFIVWADHAMIDEVVKGNGKIVPSSQIKPIQNLEGGIVKEILIKEGDLVKKGEPLLKMQDIYFSSTVEKTRLEYDELYARAVRLRAEAHGTAFLEPETSDPAQKVLIEKERSLFTSNRKQLKKSIAVLDAQIVQRSSELKEAREHYVELEREMELVRKEIEINKPLVEKRIVPEVDYIKLQRDANNVQQSLTTTRHQITSTRAMIDEAKSKRDEAELAFQNRAKEELNGIEAQMQRIKESQAALEDQVSRTLVRSPVDGIVKRLYVTTIGGVVTPGMKMMDILPTGDSLLVEVKVHPRDIAFLYPDQRAVIKITAYDFAIYGGLSGRVVRISPDSINEADGKTYYQVWIETDKTFLGTVENPLKLIPGMVVNAEIITGKKSILDYILQPLLRTKDNAFKER
- a CDS encoding bifunctional diguanylate cyclase/phosphodiesterase, encoding MTLFKEITLAMSILVIALLAMTMFSNYRTNVRFIEEQLYTSARNTASSLGLAISRASDGQDVAMAETMINAVFDSGLYEAIVYRNVDGKVLYERHTPLILDDVPTWFVDSIALPPASASVPVGREWMQVGELQIEGHRGNAYTQMWDVLKEVLVSFFILSLLAMGGIYFMLKIVLRSLDAVREQAEAVSGNRFIIQESLPRTREFRDVVQAINTLVFKVKEVFKKEADAVARYNTLLYEDRQTHLKNRDFFMMKLGSLMSGEDRFSAGYVAALQLCDPDKVKHEEGGYVLQKVLSFIGDIARGIVNGVEEGVACRVREFEVILILPSLEESDVSALLTSAAESCKGAGYCVTIAAAAYRTGETPSDLLSHLDYALMQAEAGGAVPVLYREKHDHVPSWGHDEWRKHLRDAMQFDRFVTVYQPVVARSGETVQKELLLRLELEGELLNAGAFIPVVSHLDLLEELDRYVLDKMGKTFHAVEVAVNVSEDFIAHSSTIGWLSARKDAWDDNTLELAFEVSNSTVLSAPEPAAAFSMFVQKQGWRFGIDHFTVESEKDLTFLQRVKPSYLKIDAAYLLSLVGSESKRESALFTIARLIDIDLIATGVDSEETATSLYEHGIERLQGFWIGKPDKGAV
- a CDS encoding type I secretion system permease/ATPase, with product MGEHNRSGLLDALLAVAKLYHQEVTAEIVLAGLPVDPEDPKLFEPDPQRSRSLFSRAAEKAGFASTLQKKSLRKIAQHLLPCILILKEDRACVLLEFDKEMEYANVLLPGVPEQEGWIPIEHLEAEYLGYCFLMKKNFGFSLEAQEEKEEDDERHWFWSTLSRTRTIYMDILVGSFLVNLFILILPLYMRNVFDRVIPNTALDTLWVLTYGVVAIFVLEAFLRFLRSYFMEIAAKKSDVIMSSKIFEHVMDMKLSEQIGSVGAFSSDLKQYESIRNFLTSTVVTTLVDLPFSILFLLVVYWVAGNVVYIPLMTIVLIVVYAYLIKGPIRTSIRNSNQASAVKNSILLESLNAIETIKAFNYNSVMQWKLEEATGNIAQRGLKSRVLNGSIATATSFLIRVQTVAVIVASVYMIHQGILTTGGLLVAYILSSRAVNPVGKLVMLILQFNKARAGFRAIEKVMGSAVEHPKEREFISASHFKGKIDFVNVDFAYPDSARNALHDVSFTIEPGEHVAIMGEMGSGKTTIINLLMGFYAPKEGMILADDVEMDQYAPAELRKQIAYVPQEIVLLQGTIKENIALKHPGIDSHEIVEAARLSGALRYINLNPDGFNMKIKEKGQNVSGGQRQSIGIARALIDDFSLVLFDEPTSHLDEESERIAILGISQKIKGKTALFVTHKDAVLELVERIILLERGEVVMDGTKAEVLAYLKKSEVHSA